The following nucleotide sequence is from Synergistaceae bacterium DZ-S4.
TCAAAATATTTTATTGACTACTGCAATAATTTTTGCTATACTAAAAGAGTTAATATCGAGAGGTGATTGTTATGGCCGTAAGTTACAAAAAGTTGTGGAAGTTATTGATTGATAAAGATATGAGGAAGCAGGATTTGAGAGCGGCGGCCAAAATTAGTTCATCGTCTATTGCCAAGCTCTCAAAGGGCGAGAACGTAAACACAGATATTCTCGTGAAGATTTGCAAAGCCCTAAACTGCGATGTTTCGGACATAATGGAAATACTGCCCGACCAAGAGGAGTAAGTTAAACAACGCTAATAGAGGTGTCAATGTATGTTTGATTTCGGCAAAGCTAATGAGCGTCAGCGAATCGCCATAGAGAGTGTAGACGGCCCCGTGCTAATTACAGCAGGGCCGGGTACAGGAAAGACCTACACTCTAGTTCAGCGAGCTATTTTCCTTATACAGGAGCGTGGTGTTAATCCGGATCAGATTCTGATGGCGACTTTTACAGAAAAAGCAGCGAAGGAACTTGTGACAAGAATTACAAACGAACTCGCAGAGCGTGGTATTGTTGCTAACATCAACGAGATGTATATTGGGACGTTCCACTCGCTTTGCCTTCGTATTATAAAAGAACATTTGGAATATACCCGACTTAAGAAGAACTATAGGACGATTGATCAGTTCGACCAGACCTATACGGTATTCCAAAACATTCATAAGTTTCGCAATATCCATGGTATTGATGCTGTGCTGTCTAAAGGCGGTGCGTGGCGGCAAGCAGGTGAGATCTGTAGTTATGTCAATAACCTCACCGAGGAATTAATCGCCCCCGATGTGTTGAAGGCGGACCCTGACCCGGCAATTGCAGCTCTCGGCGGAATGTTAGAAGTTTATCAGGAACTTCTCTCCGAGAACAACCTCATGGACTTCTCTGCTATTCAGACGGAGGCATATTGGCTATTAGTAAATAATCCCTCCATACTTGCTGAAATCCAACAGAAAATTCAGTACATCATGATAGACGAGTATCAGGATACGAACTACATCCAAGAACAAATTGTCTTCCTTCTCGGCGGAGGCCATAAAAACATCTGTGTTGTAGGGGATGATGACCAAGGTCTATACCGTTTCCGCGGAGCTACCATCCGGAATATTCTTGAGTTTCCTTCGAAGTTTGCCGATGGTGAGTGTAGGGTAGTCCCTCTAGTTATGAACTATCGCTCGAACAGTGATATCGTAGATTTCTACAATAATTGGATGGCAACGACCGACGGAGCGAGGTTCCGTTTTCGTTGGAAAAATTTCCGTTATGATAAGACCATCAACCCTCACACCAAGTCTACGCTTAATAGTCCCGCTGTTGTGAAACTAGCTAGCTACGAGGATTTGGACGAGTGGTGTGAGAAGATTTTACTCTTTATCCGCAGGATGATGGAATCGGGTAAACTGACGGACTACAACCAGATAGCCTTCCTTTTCAATTCTGTGAAACACCCTCGTGTCACACGTCTTGCTCGATACTTAGAGGATAATGGAGTGAATGTTTACTCGCCCCGCTCTGACATGTTCTTTGAGCGTGACGAGATTCGACTGTTAATAGGCTGCCTTATGCTGATGTTCCCAAAATATGTCATAGGACTTGAGAATGAGGAATATCAATTCCTACAGCCTGAGCACTATAGATATTACCGTGGCTGTGTGATTACTGCGAACGCCTATCTTGAGAAACCAGAATCAGCCGACTTGCGTAACTGGATACGCCGTCGCGGGAAGATTCATGCTGGTCTTAAAGATACGACTGATTATGCTTATTCCGGCTTGATTTATCAGATGTTTCAATTTGAGCCTTTCTCAGACATCCTCAGTACGGATATGAGGGTTAGTGTAGTTGATATACGTCCTGCGAGAAATATCGCACTTTTCACACAAGTCGTTAATAAATTCGAATACCTGCATCACATAGATGTGTTAAGTGCTAAATGGATTGATAGTACTACAGAGCGTTTTTTTAACCTTTACCTTCGATTACTCTTTGATGGGGGTATTTCAGAGTATGAGGACGATGCGGAGTATGCGCCGAGTGGGTGTGTTTCATTCTTGACAAT
It contains:
- a CDS encoding ATP-dependent helicase yields the protein MFDFGKANERQRIAIESVDGPVLITAGPGTGKTYTLVQRAIFLIQERGVNPDQILMATFTEKAAKELVTRITNELAERGIVANINEMYIGTFHSLCLRIIKEHLEYTRLKKNYRTIDQFDQTYTVFQNIHKFRNIHGIDAVLSKGGAWRQAGEICSYVNNLTEELIAPDVLKADPDPAIAALGGMLEVYQELLSENNLMDFSAIQTEAYWLLVNNPSILAEIQQKIQYIMIDEYQDTNYIQEQIVFLLGGGHKNICVVGDDDQGLYRFRGATIRNILEFPSKFADGECRVVPLVMNYRSNSDIVDFYNNWMATTDGARFRFRWKNFRYDKTINPHTKSTLNSPAVVKLASYEDLDEWCEKILLFIRRMMESGKLTDYNQIAFLFNSVKHPRVTRLARYLEDNGVNVYSPRSDMFFERDEIRLLIGCLMLMFPKYVIGLENEEYQFLQPEHYRYYRGCVITANAYLEKPESADLRNWIRRRGKIHAGLKDTTDYAYSGLIYQMFQFEPFSDILSTDMRVSVVDIRPARNIALFTQVVNKFEYLHHIDVLSAKWIDSTTERFFNLYLRLLFDGGISEYEDDAEYAPSGCVSFLTIHQSKGMEFPIVFVDSLGNIPRKAYKDIMQVVEDKYYKRPAFEPYDQTKFFDFWRLYYTAFSRAQDLLVLTCNEDKRTPSMYFKEIYEDLLNVESESFDLSEFDFKSVKDVNLKDTFSFTSHIAVYEACSIQYKFYKELEFAPVRVNAMLFGMLVHQTIEDIHRAVLRHEEHLIQTDNIVAWFDANYTSLTKSERTYLAEPQRNAALKQVLRYAERQAGQWHTLKEAEVDVSLVKPDYIIEGKIDLIKGDGDTVELVDFKSEKKPDIFRDAERLEHYRRQLQVYAHLVEERTGQKVSKMHLYYTGEESGVPTISYPYQKTAVDATIQAFDDTVHKILRKDFTHRSDSSKTCSECDFRFYCDK
- a CDS encoding helix-turn-helix transcriptional regulator gives rise to the protein MAVSYKKLWKLLIDKDMRKQDLRAAAKISSSSIAKLSKGENVNTDILVKICKALNCDVSDIMEILPDQEE